One region of Strix uralensis isolate ZFMK-TIS-50842 unplaced genomic scaffold, bStrUra1 scaffold_329, whole genome shotgun sequence genomic DNA includes:
- the NOP9 gene encoding nucleolar protein 9 — protein MGVRRGPRAETGPGARLEPDTAGYFRRALETLQDGLSAEELGGTFRVSALSRYVPRCCLALFHVFTLFWGNCAVFPVSRSLAALFAPNVLAEAVAAGPGVALDPGGSRVLQALLPRAPLGVLGRVLPPLVLGGLGGPAGHPLGARVLEAALGRVLPALGEAAGLEEEAAGRTEEAVGQLAAAVGGDLVAFARHPAGSFVVRALLRVLGGVPGAGAPEPPPGGAGPKAEGAELPPSFLPLLGQLADAFQEQLPSLLSPPGASLCLQGALQALHRSQSPACSRLCDAVIGQLAPPSPAPAESALVRALQDPERSRLLEAAMAVAGARRLRELFQQQLKGHLRGVATHRVANHGLQRLLDHAPADVVGEVLCELGPALAEPLARGHPGVLTALTGACRRHPGLQQEALRHLFQAFGCWEPRERRQGCVALLGGLRPFGGGDKDEGAEPEPSLGPVTLHGSLLLQHLLHFGDPGPVVGGLEALPPPALAALARSPPGSRVWDALLASPTVPTRARRRLLRKLKGHFLSLACHRNGSRVLDAVWASASAPARAAIAGELASQREALQRDPHGRGVARTLALDLFLRRRRLWERLQAAPDRRRGLLAPVLED, from the exons ATGGGGGTGCGGCGGGGCCCCCGCGCCGAGACCGGGCCCGGGGCGCGGCTGGAGCCCGACACCGCCGGGTACTTCCGACGGGCCCTGGAGACGCTGCAGGACGGGCTGAGTGCGGAGGAGCTGG GGGGCACATTCAGGGTGTCAGCGCTCAGCCGTTACGTTCCGAGGTGCTGTTTAgctttatttcatgtttttacacTTTTTTGGGGTAACTGCGCGGTTTTTCCCGTTTCCCGCTCTCTCGCAGCCCTCTTCGCCCCCAACGTGCTGGCCGAGGCGGTGGCCGCAGGGCCGGGGGTGGCCCTGGACCCGGGGGGGTCGCGGGTGCTGCAGGCGCTGCTGCCCCGGGCGCCCCTGGGGGTGCTGGGCCGGGTGCTGCCCCCCCTGGtgctggggggcctgggggggccggcggggcacCCGCTGGGGGCCCGGGTGCTGGAGGCCGCCCTGGGGCGGGTGCTGCCCGCGCTGGGGGAGGCGGCGGGActggaggaggaggcggcggggcggaCGGAGGAGGCCGTGGGGCAGCTGGCGGCCGCCGTCGGGGGGGACCTGGTGGCCTTCGCCCGGCACCCGGCCGGCAGCTTCGTGGTGCGGGCGCTGCtgcgggtgctggggggtgtCCCGGGGGCAG GAGCCCCTGAGCCGCccccgggaggggcggggccaaAGGCTGAGGGGGCGGAGCTTCCCCCCTCATTCCTGCCCCTCCTGGGGCAGTTGGCCGACGCCTTCCAGGAGCAGCTGCCCT cgctgctctCCCCGCCCGGCGCCAGCCTCTGCCTGCAGGGGGCGCTGCAGGCGCTGCACCGCAGCCAATCGCCCGCGTGCTCCCGCCTCTGCGACGCCGTCATTGGCCAGCTggccccgcccagccccgccccggccgAGAG CGCGCTGGTGCGGGCGCTGCAGGACCCCGAGCGCAGTCGGCTGCTGGAGGCGGCCATGGCGGTGGCCGGGGCGCGGCGCCTGCGGGagctcttccagcagcagctgaaggggCACCTGCGGGGCGTGGCCACGCACCGGGTAGCCAATCATGGGCTGCAGCGCCTGCTGGACCACGCCCCTGCGGATGTG GTGGGGGAGGTGCTGTGTGAGCTGGGCCCCGCCCTGGCCGAGCCCTTGGCCcgggggcaccccggggtgctgacGGCCCTGACGGGAGCCTGCCGGCGCCACCCCGGCCTGCAGCAGGAGGCCCTGCGCCACCTCTTCCAG GCTTTCGGTTGCTGGGAGCCGCGGGAGCGTCGCCAGGGCTGTGTGGCTCTGCTGGGGGGGCTCCGCCCCTTCGGGGGCGGGGACAAGGACGAGGGGGCGGAGCCAGAG CCCTCGCTGGGCCCCGTCACGCTCCACggctccctcctgctccagcacctgctgCACTTTGGGGACCCGGGGCCGGTCGTGGGGGGGCTGGAGGCGCTGCCCCCCCCAGCGCTGGCCGCCCTGGCCCGCAGCCCCCCTGGCAGCCGGGTTTGGGACGCCCTCCTCGCCTCCCCCACCGTTCCCACCCGCGCCCGCCGACGCCTCCTGCGCAAGCTTAAG GGTCACTTCCTCTCGCTGGCGTGTCACCGCAACGGCAGCCGCGTCCTCGACGCCGTCTGGGCCTCGGCCTCTGCCCCCGCCCGTGCCGCCATCGCCGGGGAGCTGG CCTCCCAGCGCGAGGCGCTGCAGCGCGACCCCCACGGCCGGGGCGTGGCCCGGACCCTCGCCCTTGACCTCTTCCTCCGCCGCCGTCGCCTCTGGGAGCGGCTGCAGGCGGCCCCCGACCGCCGCCGCGGCCTCCTGGCGCCCGTCCTGGAGGACTGA
- the CIDEB gene encoding lipid transferase CIDEB — MPGARPGMDVLRAVARRAWSPPAPQPRPFWVCDQRRGRPRGLVAASLEELQEQAGQALSLGPPVTLVLAEDGTAVETEGFFGALAPHTPLMALAPGQHWEPPKARLFREHWEPESPRAGGSCPGDEVARVTVALARANPHDLVGQLRVTAAVRGLRCDVGGLGPERLLRELLRLLVAVTRAAGQSLLGLSSALRRLLDSASAQRGGYGR; from the exons ATGCCCGGGGCCCGTCCCGGGATGGATGTGCTGCG GGCGGTGGCCCGCCGGGCCtggtcccccccggccccgcagccgcggcccTTCTGGGTGTGCGAccagcggcgggggcggccccgggggctgGTGGCCGCCagcctggaggagctgcaggagcag GCGGGGCAGGCGCTGAGCCTGGGGCCGCCCGTGACGCTGGTGCTGGCGGAAGACGGGACGGCGGTGGAGACCGAGGGGTTTTTTGGGGCGCTGGCCCCCCACACCCCGCTCAtggccctggcgccggggcagcacTGGGAGCCCCCTAAG gcgCGGCTGTTCAGGGAGCACTGGGAGCCTGAGTCCCCCCGGGCTGGGGGCTCCTGCCCCGGGGACGAGGTGGCCCGGGTGACGGTGGCCCTGGCCAGGGCGAATCCCCACGACCTGGTGGGGCAGCTGCGGGTGACTGCGGCCGTGAGGGGCCTCCGCTGCGACGTGGGGGGGCTCGGCCCCGAGCGGCTCCTGAG ggagctgctgcggctgctggtGGCGGTAACGCGCGCCGCGGGGCAGAGCCTGCTGGGCCTCTCCAGCGCCCTGCGCCGCCTCCTCGACAGCGCCTCGGCACAGAGGGGGGGCTACGGCCGGTAA
- the NOP10 gene encoding H/ACA ribonucleoprotein complex subunit 3 produces MFLQCYSDERGERVYTLKKVSPAGQPTRSAHPARFSPDDKFSRHRLALKRRFGVLPTQRARPLL; encoded by the exons ATGTTCCTCCAGTGCTACAGCGACGAGCGCGGCGAGCGCGTCTACACCCTGAAG AAGGTGTCCCCGGCGGGGCAGCCCACCCGCTCGGCCCACCCGGCCCGCTTCTCCCCGGACGACAAGTTCTCCCGGCACCGCCTGGCGCTGAAGCGGCGGTTCGGCGTCCTGCCCACGCAGCGGGCGCGCCCGCTCCTCTGA
- the LOC141938819 gene encoding solute carrier family 12 member 6-like — MSGAGLGARPWRGGAEPSESSPEPPSPSSSRPPPSDTSPSPSDEATPPPRGHAPGRGGATHGGGASACPAPPESSLACDRNLALFEEELATRPRVPALLRRIAPYSALSPDSDDGHAPRRVLGTLRGVAAPSLQTLLGLVLVLRLPWVVGAGGVLQASAIALLLGACTVLTAVSLSAVATNGLDPGGCPLGLLSGALGPEAGGAVGLCAFLSAAFAAAAAALGAAEILLVYVAPQAAVLPGRGRGRRLNNGRGYGAGLLGLLGLGAAAPPAARAAPLGPAGLALALLGLQAGALRAALPGGAPHGLCLPDQPGGHLQPCPTARPHGAGDNSTRGARPAVPGPSTRLLAQNLWPRPPEPGLGGDEDDDSSFGVLLGLSLPTASGVLWGCSRCGELRDAARSVPAGSLGAALATALGYLSAALLLGASVEGQLLRDKFGGSLRGTPVAGAASWPSPWVPLAGALLSAGGAGLQALLGGSRLLRGLARTRALPLPHALGRGRLWPLAATAAVAELGVLLGSLDLLAPVLSVFWLTSYLGLNLACAAQGLLPTPGWSPRCRLYHWGVSLAGAGLCLGLMLVTCWYCALLALGIGATAYKYLEYRGAQSEWGEGLRGLSLSAARFALLRLEDGRPPAPSWRPQLLVLLKLDEELRATQPQLLALAAQLQAGKGLTVVGSVIPGELPQDQPRARAAEQALRAGLAGAGARGFVQVLVAPGRGPGLAALVQGCGLGALRPNTVLMGWPHGWRRRHDPAAARRFVELLRVAGAGGRALLVAKGPLGAGAPGGTLDVWWVVGDGRLLTLLPLLLRQHPAWRGCRVRLFTVALLEDNSLRLRRLLEAVARRRGLPAQTHVVELHDSDVSAYTYERTLMMEQRSQMLRQMRQAQGGPAPSQAPSAGEEEEEVEEGGIPRRGPSPGNVRRMHAAERLNEAVGRRSGGARLVLLDLPPPPPPPGPPGPSTTTWSSWRC, encoded by the exons ATGtcgggggcggggctgggggcgcggccctggcgggggggggcggagccaTCGGAGAGCAGCCCCGAGCCGccctccccctccagctcccggccccccccctctgacaccagccccagccccagcgatgaggccacgccccctccgcGCGGCCACGCCCCCGGCAGGGGCGGGGCCACCCATGGGGGCGGGGCCTCGGcatgccccgccccccccgagtCCAGCCTGGCCTGCGACCGCAACCTGGCGCTCTTCGAG GAGGAGCTGGCCACCCGCCCCCGCGTCCCCGCCCTCCTGCGCCGCATCGCCCCGTACAGCGCCCTCAGCCCCGACAGCGACGACGGCCACGCCCCG CGGCGGGTGCTGGGGACGCTGCGGGGGGTGGCCGCCCCCTCCCTGCAGacgctgctggggctggtgctggtgctgcgcCTGCCCTGGGTGGTCGGCGCCGGGGGGGTCCTGCAGGCCTCGGCCATCGCGCTGCTGCTGGGCGCCTGC ACCGTGCTGACCGCCGTGTCCCTCAGCGCCGTCGCCACCAACGGCCTCGACCCCG GGGGCTGCCCCCTGGGGCTGCTGTCGGGGGCGCTGGGCCCCGAGGCGGGGGGGGCCGTGGGGCTCTGCGCCTTCCTCAGTGCCGCcttcgccgccgccgccgccgccctgggGGCTGCCGAGATCCTGCTG GTGTACGTGGCCCCCCAGGCCGCTGTcctgccggggcggggccgcgggcgccGCCTCAACAACGGCCGTGGCTACGGGGCGGGGCTCCTggggctcctggggctgggggccgccgccccccccgccgcccgcgccgcccccctGGGCCCCGCCGGGCTGGCGCTGgccctgctggggctgcaggcgGGGGCCCTGCGTGCCGCCCTGCCCGGGGGGGCCCCGCACGG GCTCTGCCTGCCCGACCAGCCCGGCGgccacctgcagccctgccccacggcccGGCCCCACGGCGCGGGGGACAACAGCACCCGGGGGGCTCGGCCGGCCGTCCCGGGGCCCAGCACCCGTCTGCTGGCGC AGAACCTGTGGCCCCGCCCCCCcgagccagggctggggggggacgaGGACGACGACTCCTCCTtcggggtgctgctggggctgagcctgcCCACCGCCTCGG gggtgctgtggggctgcagccGCTGTGGGGAGCTGCGCGACGCCGCCCGCTCCGTCCCCGCCGGGAGCCTGGGGGCCGCCCTGGCCACCGCCCTGGGCT ACCTGAGCGCGGCCCTGCTGCTGGGGGCCTCCGTCGAGGGGCAGCTGCTGCGTGACAA GTTCGGCGGGTCTCTGCGGGGGACGCCGGTGGCGGGGGCGGCCTCCTGGCCCTCCCCCTGGGTGCCGCTGGCCGGGGCGCTGCTGtcggcggggggggccgggctgcagGCGCTGCTGGGGGGCAGCCGGCTGCTGCGGGGGCTGGCCCGGACCcgtgccctgcccctgccccac gcgctgggccGGGGGCGACTGTGGCCGCTGGCGGCGACGGCGGCGGTGGCCGAGCTGGGCGTGCTGCTGggctccctggacctgctggcgCCCGTCCTCTCCGT gtTCTGGCTGACGTCCTACCTGGGGCTCAACCTGGCCTGCGCCGCGCAGGGGCTGCTGCCCACCCCCGGCTGGAGCCCCCGCTGCCGCCTCTACCACTG GGGGGTGTCGCTGGCGGGGGCCgggctgtgcctggggctgaTGCTGGTGACCTGCTGGTACTGCGCCCTCCTGGCCCTGGGCATCGGCGCCACCGCCTACAAGTACCTGGAGTACCGCGG GGCGCAGAGCGAGTGGGGCGAGGGTCTGCGGGGGCTGTCGCTCAGCGCCGCCCGCTTCGCCCTGCTGCGGCTGGAGGACGGGCGGCCGCCCGCGCCCAGCTGGAG gccacagctgctggtgctgctgaagCTGGACGAGGAGCTGCGGGCGACgcagccccagctgctggccctggcCGCCCAGCTGCAGGCGGGGAAGGGGCTGACGGTCGTCGGCTCCGTCATCCCCGGGGAGCTGCCCCAGGACCAGCCCCGCGCCCGCGCCGCCGAGCAG gCGCTGcgggcggggctggcgggggcgggggcgcggggcttCGTGCAGGTGCTGGtggcgccggggcgggggccggggctggcggcgctGGTGCAGGGCTGCGGGCTGGGGGCCCTGCGCCCCAACACCGTGCTGATGGGCTGGCCCCACGGCTGGCGCCGGCGCCAcgaccccgccgccgcccggagATTCGTCG AGCTGCTGCGGGTGGCGGGGGCCGGTGGCCGGGCGCTGCTGGTGGCCAAGGGGCCGCTGGGCGCGGGGGCGCCTGGGGGGACCCTGGACGTCTGGTGGGTGGTGGGCGACGGGCGGCTGCTCaccctcctgcccctgctgctgcgcCAGCACCCG GCCTGGCGGGGGTGCCGGGTGCGGCTGTTCACGGTGGCGCTGCTGGAGGACAACAGCCTGCGGCTGCGGCGGCTGCTGGAGGCCGTGGCGCGGCGCCGGGGGCTGCCGGCACAGACACACGTGGTCGAGCTG CACGACAGCGACGTCTCGGCCTACACGTACGAGCGGACGCTGATGATGGAGCAGCGCTCCCAGATGCTGCGGCAGATGCGCCAGGCACAG GGAGGCCCCGCCCCGTCGCAGGCCCCCAgcgcaggggaggaggaggaggaggtggaggagggcgGCATCCCCCGCCGCGGCCCCAGCCC GGGGAACGTGCGGCGCATGCACGCAGCGGAGCGGCTGAACGAGGCGGTGGGGCGGCGCTCGGGGGGCGCCCGGCTGGTGCTGCTGgacctgccccccccgccccccccccccggcccccccggcccctcgaCAACT ACCTGGAGTTCCTGGAGGTGCTGA